One Engraulis encrasicolus isolate BLACKSEA-1 chromosome 4, IST_EnEncr_1.0, whole genome shotgun sequence genomic window, aaccttgacttgttagtacccggtgatgctgcattttttggctcagccgtttccgagatctgagctattctaatgggggcagattttagtagtagagtagagtagagaaactttattgatccccagggggaaattcaggtgtcaagtagctacataaaaacaaacacagacacacagacacacacacatatgaagaggttccagatctgggccagctctggcatctcaggcagtccaatccccaataatgatgtccttcttagtgtccttctgtatactgttaaacagttgaatggcccaagggacaaaggacctccttagcctgtctgtcctgcaggtgaaagcacggagtctgtgactgaacagactcagttggttagtgaaggtggcgttaagggggtgatgctgattgtccataatagagtccagtctgctcagtgttctgctctcagctgttgaggtgagtgactgcagctccatgcccaccactgaccccgccttccttttgtttacatttgaagatttcttaacataggcctactccgaatattttcccaaaaggtatcgctgtttgctagttgtctgctgatgttgcataaccttttggatgtttttgggaataaataaaggtggttttttttcaaatgtaaacaaacacctgccccattacaatgaccaggatcttggaaaaggctgaacaaaaaaaaaacaaaaaaactcaggtactgacaagtccaggatagtgtgagcattacacaACTGCATGTtcaaattggctggagttatcctttaataataaataataaataataaataataaaacatgtCACCAATCTTACCGCTTTTTGTCCCTTGGTGACCGTTGAATCAACATCGTATCTCTCCTCATCAACTTTGTCGATCTTTGCATGAAGATCTTTGCAGAGTTTCTGTGGAATGTTGTATTTGTCACAAAATGATACAAAGTGTCTGCCattgcattttggaaaagagctcttcgtgTGGCATTCTTGGTCAGCGTGCCACTGACTCACTGGCTCACCTGAAGCTCCTCCATGCCACTGGGCATGCTAAGAGGTGGGCAGTGCTCATTCATGTAGGCCTCCTTGGATGCTATAAGGTCAGCTGCCTCCTGATCCAGACGCTGGGCCGCAATTGCAAGCATCAAACTCtagagttcagagagagagagagagagagcaaaagagaaacagagagactttgacttttaaaatcccttcacTGAACCATTGCATGGTCTCTATGTCCACAAAAATGGTCAACAATCCcccaaacccacacccacccaccctaacCCATTAAAATCAACCCATTACCAATGGAAAACCAGCCCGCCACCCGTACTGACAAACCATACCCCCTTGTCCCACATCACTTCTTTGCAAATGTatcagagagagataaaaagagagagagagagagagagacagagacagagagagagagagagagagagagagagagagagagagagagattggccacAGAAAATGTGATATTATGCCAATGTTTTGAGGACAACTGTTGGTGAGTCTGGTAAGAGGCTTCATTGAAGAGAAGATTTACCTTCAGATCACGCCTGCGGCTCGATGTCATCTTCTTGCTGAGGAACAACGTGCAACGTTCAGAGGTTAACTCACTGTAAAACTGATAGGGCAAAAACGTGTTTCGCTTGTGCTTAATCGACGAAGCACATACTGTAGAAAGCTTGTTGTTCACCAAAATAAAAATATATCCAATATCATATCTAAgaccaccagtgtgcggtgattcatctttttctctctggATTACTTCTtggctgcacttcaccagcacctgaaaaatgtctgtgcataGGAGTTTTACACTTTGAGTACTTACTCAGACATGTTGGCTTTTTGTGGTGTTCTCCTAatcaatgaaggaaaaaaaatgtcaaatgttaATTGCTCAGAAAAACTGCAAAGACATGTACATTCTTATTTGAATGTCAGATTTCACAGAGTTCATACACCATATTTGACTGCATAGTGCAGATACTCATCTTTAATAGTGAAATGTTTAGGTCCATCTCCCTTAAATAAGTAATGTATAACAGCTTACACATATTCAGCACAAGGTACTGTACACACAACATATTTAATTCTAAATATGTTTGAGCTTTCTGTGTGGAGCTTCAAATATTACTGTACATTAGGTGTCATGTATATGTATTGTTTGTATATTGTATGTATATTGTCCTAACACATAttgatgcatgtgtgtatctatgcactagtgtgtgtgtgtgtgtgtgtgtgtgtgtgtgtgtgtgtgtgtgtgtgtgtgtgtgtgtgtgtgtgtgtgtgtgtgtgtgtgtgtgtgtgtgtgtgagtgtgttggggaggggggtggtgggttcTATTAACTTTGTTACGACTCAGCAATAAACCGTttgaccgtttgtgtgtgtgtgagtgtgtgtgtgtgtgtgctaatgagcTAATGAGTTGTCCTCAAACCTGACACTGCGTGTGCGCAATAATCTTTGGATATGAGCCAGGAGGAACGGCCCCCGTCTCAAATGACCAAGCCAAGTCTCACAGGTAAGACTGGGCACACTGCTGCATGTCTTAGCATGCCTCTGACATCTTTGTATTACATATCTTAAGCTTTAACATGTATGCTGCAATCATCTTCACAACTACTTTCTTGTAAAATATATCAATATTCATATATCTATATCCAATATATCTCAAAATAACATAACTTAAGATGTATTAAATGGTTAATCCACATCCTTAACACAATTCAGCCATACGCATGTATTTGTTTCAGTCTATTTAAACcagactgtacagagagaaaatcTTTCACATCTTTTAAATGGCATCACTAAAAaggcaaatgaaaacaaaatgcaCTGATTAAGCCTCTTGCTTCATACTCCAAACAAACAACAATCCGCATCTGAATGCTTTCTTTCTAAAAATGCCAATGAGTAAGACCACAGAGGAAGCACTAATGAAAACAATATGAAATGCTATTTCATCTCACGTCAATTCCAGCCATGATGTGAATCTCTTAAACATCCTTTACACATCCCATTGCCATTCATTCCTTTTCTCTCGTGTTATTTCGTCCACTTTGATACGCAATGCAACGAAAAACGAAATAAAATATCTCACCTGATGAGAAACTTGGGCAAGAATCGCTGGGTGGTGAAGGTTCAAGAGCAGAGGCGGGCAACACTGGCAATCAAGGCAATATTCAGGTCATATTTATAAGGCTGGCAGCATGTGACACCTCCTACTGTCCTATCCTCTTTATGGTGATGTCCAGTCTGCCAGCACCCACATATGCTGAAAATAGACAGAAGAAAATCAATATTTCCAGATGTCTAACAACTCACTCAATGTTATGCATAGTTGACCTGAGGGACAATTATGATATATTAGAGTGATAAGAGATCACATTCACAACACAATAATCCATCCTGTAATAGGGAATAGGCAGAAtacgagagagaaaaaaggatctCAAACAGAGGTGGATGATTCTGATACGCATACTTCTAATAATTTCATCAacctctttcattttttttaaaagaaaaacacaatatGATTCTTGCATCTGTGATTAATATTATATAGACTACACAGATAGAGGAGCACCTCCTAACTGTCAATCATCCCTGATATAACTCCACCAGCAACTTACTGTTTtctttaagacacagcattataaattgttATTGCTAGATAAGCTAACCTCCTGGACCTTTTGCCAAAACAGATTTTTGCATACTGTAGTGCCCCCTAGAGACCAATTTCCACGGAATTGACCGCTTTGAGGGTAGTAGACTCAGAGGCTTTATGGGTATGACCGGCTGTGGTAGTAGAGGTCTTGAGTACTAATTGGTTGTGATATGAGCatgcgttgccgagatatgagctaacttcctgcttGGTGTCTTCGCCtacaaatttgattggctgctgtgcactGATGTTTATGTCAATTGCTTCATAGTCTGATGGCTTGATCCAAAATAAGCTTTTTCATGTGACGTCAGACACCACCAAGTCAATGCGGTTGAAGcacgaaaaacaaacaaattaacaaattgaagagaaaatagtaaacttaagCAACAGGAGCTTCGGTGATGGtgcagtatgcagtagagctaaaggtttaaAACTGCGCCCTCAGCAAAGACAATGACCTTGTACATGCCTGAATTTATTGTCTTTAAAAATATCTGACAGTGGTGACGAATAtgtgggacacattttgagcgatcagaaaataatagtaaatattgttatAAACTGACTATTTGCAgttctgtagaaccacttcaatacgtTCTTCCacgtcatggtgatattattcaattccatcCGTGATTTTATTATTCTTAGTCaactgaaatgatgatgtctgtccatAGGACAGCATGTTTTACAaggtgtgggcaggtttacagCAATGACAAATAACAAATCACACTTACatctttcaaacaactgtacatttgtgtaacagaccccttgttCGTTGCCTAGatttattttgtaaatgaaaatgtaattgattttcaacatAATTGGCACTTTTATAGTTGAAACATATTTTTGCCACTCTTTCAAGAGTCAGTGATATACAAGATAACCACAGCAATACAAATATGCATGTTTTATGGGCTATTTTCAAATGCAAAAATAGAAATACAGCATTCAAAACATTAGTCAATTCAAATTTCTTTGTATGACATTACCACGACCACAGTGAACAGACTATTGAATGAAAGATAGAAAACAAATCTTCCAATTTAAGTTAGATTTTGAAATTAGGTGGGGAAAAGGAAAATTGAGAAGAAAGTGATCAAAGATTGAACATGCACATGGTTATGCAACAGCTGGAGAGAACAAGACTGATGTGAAGAATCTCTAGGCCTAACAAAATCTGGTAAAAATCATGTAATTTTACATTACTGTCTAATTCTTAGATATTGATCTAATTCTTAGATATTCACTGTCAAAACATTCATATGAATTGGTGTAAACAGTGTAAGCAAAAGTTTTGAAGTTTACTTAATTGTTTCACATATATTACATATATTAGTAATACAGTACAACTTTAGATGTTCTATCATATTATAGCCTAAACAGTATTTATACTGTACCttctgtagtaaaaaaaaaagttaattaaacAAAGATTTGCTTCCTACTTGAATCCTCTTGAATGTCAACATTGTAGGCCCTATGGATATATACAGTTCTTTACAaagacatgcagtgttaattgggTATATTGCATGTTACCTATGTTACCTAAAACATAAAAGTCTATGTAGTTTTTGTAGTATTTTGAAACCTAGTATTCTTTGAATACCTTTTGAAGTGAAAATATTATAAGTGTTATTCTTTGACAGAAGTGATTCCTTTTGAGCTTGAcgtctagtgttttggtaaagttaGTGTGTGTAGAAAAAGATAAATTCTATTTTGAGGGGGTAGTAACAGGATGTGTTTTTGAGAAGAAACCATTTTGTCAATTATGTTTTGTAGATGTCAGACTGTGCTAAGAGTTTAGAACAAGTATTCAAAGTATGGGCAAGTGGTTGTTAATTACGAttacgattaaaaaaaaaaacgcaatgaTGTTTGGATTGGGCTGGCAGTGGTATGGCAGTGAGATTCTTGggagtgtaggcctaccttcaaTACCGCCAAAGGACAGAGGGGGGAGCATTTCGTCATGTTGCTCTCTGACTCACAcgtttccatctcctctcttctgcaaAGCTGTCCTCTTTCACCTCGTTCCTAAGCATATACGGCAGagacacacattttcacatttttcattcaCGAAATTAAATGTTTGAATTTGATTTAATTTTTTACCATAAAAAGCACAGAAACTGAACTCACCATGTCACCAGGTCAACTCTACTTGCTTTCAATATATGTTAACTTCTGGGTAACTTTTCACTTGCCCTGCACAAATGCATGACTAAATAGGAAAGTCTGTGGCTCTATTACAACTTAATTGCAGCTCCATTACAAGTTGATCTGTTCCTCTGCAACCCTTCCAGCAAGAATGTTAAGATGAAAGATCGTGTGCATGCTGCGTGTTTGGGTATCAGTGTGTGTATCAATGTCTATCTTTATATgtaccaacccccccacccctcctgtgtgtgtgtgtgtgtgtgtgtgtgtgtgtgtgtgtgtgtgtgtgtgtgtgtgtgtgtgtgtgtgtgtgtgtgtgtgtgtgtgtgtgtgtgtgtgtgtgtgtgtgtgtgtgtgtgtgtgtgtgtgtgtgtgtgtgtccatgttacacagagacagacaggggcaaggagagcaagagaaagaaatggGGAGGGGGTTAAGTGTAGGGGTACTGGGTCGAAGAGAGCCTGTCTGAACTCTGTTGATGTCTGGTGGTGGACAGACCCATTGTCTACTGATAAGATGTAAGGATATAAGAATGTCATTAGCGATCCATGCACTGAAAAAATCCAGAAGAGAATGTGATCTTAAATGACATCTCATTTTAATGACTTGACGTGACTATACATCTGTTGATCTATACATTTGTACAACAAAATGCATGtttcaaaaggaaaaaagaatgttgcaacaaaaataaaagaagaaaaaaaagcctctCATCCCAACACATCCGTGTTCTGCCATCCATGTGTTAAGTTCTGCCATCCAACCGTTCTGGAGGAAACCCCCAACATCTTGAGCCTGTGGAACAATGCAAAAGATAGACAGTGCAAGACAGATACTTGAAAGATATTTGACTTTTCTTATTTTCAGGACACACATtgatgaacatacagtacagtgtacacCAATAAATGGTGcacaaagtaacattttgaacagtatttcaataaacacaagtgatttccaaaatgtgcacagagtaagtttaatacaaccTCTGTGAAGGTTACCACAGAAGAGTAAGTTGAATTCTattacttaattttttttt contains:
- the LOC134447714 gene encoding troponin I, fast skeletal muscle-like, which produces MSDKKMTSSRRRDLKSLMLAIAAQRLDQEAADLIASKEAYMNEHCPPLSMPSGMEELQKLCKDLHAKIDKVDEERYDVDSTVTKGQKAVDDLRISVTDLKGMKKPALKKVRMSADQMLQALLGSKHKVTMDLRSNLKQVKKEVKVEEAGDWRANIEDNKDRKKKFEGAEA